One window from the genome of Chroococcidiopsis sp. TS-821 encodes:
- a CDS encoding glycosyltransferase family 2 protein encodes MTLPCFSIIIETENLSSAELEGLSRCLDTLANQDVSPTTANEVLIVESGDVPVDVIERLRRDYPWLTFRRAEPGIEYYAAKMQGVGFTTGDVIVFCDSDCTYRSDWLRNLLTPFAENQDIQVVAGETTTPIFNPYELAIALTYIFPRFSQLSSLQPSASYFCNNVAFRRDFLLKYPIPTQLPIYRGNCVVHARSLKTQGYTIWKQPQSQATHAAPNGLSHFFWRFLLLGYDAIAVCRLSYDAHQSQLIQDLRACLRLSWNKATEFTSRVYTVFAEDWRRIVYLPLALPIALAALVLYFTGLILGWVKPNAFLNAGDKVEVSWEQS; translated from the coding sequence ATGACTTTACCTTGCTTTTCCATTATTATTGAGACGGAAAATTTATCGAGTGCGGAGTTAGAAGGACTGTCACGCTGTTTGGATACGCTAGCGAATCAAGACGTATCTCCGACAACGGCTAACGAGGTCTTGATTGTTGAAAGTGGTGATGTTCCTGTAGATGTGATTGAGCGGTTGCGTCGAGATTATCCATGGTTGACTTTTCGCCGCGCCGAACCAGGAATTGAGTATTATGCAGCAAAAATGCAAGGCGTGGGTTTCACGACTGGAGACGTTATTGTCTTTTGCGATTCGGACTGCACTTATCGATCTGATTGGTTGCGCAATTTATTGACTCCGTTTGCTGAGAATCAAGATATTCAAGTTGTAGCCGGAGAAACAACAACACCCATTTTTAATCCCTACGAATTGGCGATCGCCTTAACGTATATTTTCCCTCGGTTCTCGCAGTTGTCATCTTTGCAGCCGTCTGCGAGTTACTTTTGTAACAATGTTGCTTTTCGGCGTGATTTTCTACTGAAATATCCGATTCCTACGCAGCTACCAATCTATCGCGGTAATTGTGTTGTCCACGCGCGATCGCTCAAAACGCAAGGCTACACGATTTGGAAGCAGCCACAATCGCAAGCAACTCATGCTGCGCCTAACGGCTTGTCACACTTTTTCTGGCGTTTTTTGCTTTTAGGTTACGATGCGATCGCTGTGTGTCGGTTGTCGTACGACGCGCATCAATCACAGCTAATACAAGATTTACGGGCTTGCTTGCGCTTGAGTTGGAATAAAGCAACCGAGTTTACAAGTCGCGTTTACACCGTTTTTGCCGAAGACTGGCGGCGAATAGTTTATCTACCGTTAGCTCTACCAATTGCTTTAGCAGCCTTAGTGCTTTATTTTACAGGTTTGATTTTGGGTTGGGTTAAACCTAATGCTTTCCTGAATGCTGGCGACAAAGTGGAAGTGAGTTGGGAACAGTCTTAA
- a CDS encoding glycosyltransferase family 2 protein, translated as MTSSTHQELLFSIIIPTYARPDRLKNCLHAIAQLDYPRDRFEVIVVDDGSPMSLEPVVAPFSKRLTLTLLKQVNSGPATARNHGAAKANGKFLVFTDDDCAPASTWLTALEKCFETAPESLIGGKTLNALPNNLFSTASQLLIDYLYAYYNSTAQQAQFFASNNFALSAKLFRTLGGFDTTFPLAAGEDREFCDRLLHYGYSMLYAPEVQVYHAHKLSLRSFWRQHFNYGRGAFCFHQARSRRNVERIKVEPLSFYFNLLRYPLLVRSHHSVLVSALFVLSQIANIAGFFWERFNQKSKSFIASQTVV; from the coding sequence ATGACATCATCAACGCATCAAGAACTTTTATTCTCTATTATTATTCCTACTTATGCTCGTCCCGATCGCCTCAAAAACTGTCTACACGCGATCGCCCAACTTGATTATCCACGCGATCGCTTTGAGGTGATTGTTGTAGATGATGGTAGTCCTATGTCGTTAGAACCTGTTGTTGCGCCTTTTAGCAAACGATTGACGCTGACACTATTGAAGCAAGTTAATTCAGGTCCAGCAACAGCACGCAATCATGGTGCTGCAAAAGCTAACGGGAAGTTTCTTGTTTTTACTGACGATGACTGTGCGCCAGCTTCCACTTGGTTAACCGCCCTAGAGAAGTGCTTTGAAACAGCGCCAGAGTCTTTGATTGGTGGAAAGACGTTGAATGCTTTACCCAATAACCTATTTTCAACGGCAAGTCAGTTATTGATTGATTATTTATACGCTTATTACAACTCTACTGCACAACAAGCACAGTTTTTTGCTTCTAACAACTTTGCTTTGTCTGCGAAACTATTTCGTACTTTAGGTGGTTTTGATACGACTTTTCCGTTAGCCGCAGGCGAGGATCGAGAGTTTTGCGATCGCCTCTTACACTACGGTTACTCAATGCTTTATGCTCCTGAAGTTCAAGTTTACCACGCGCACAAATTATCATTGCGGTCATTTTGGCGTCAGCACTTTAATTATGGACGTGGCGCTTTTTGTTTCCACCAAGCACGTTCTCGGCGTAATGTAGAACGAATTAAAGTTGAACCACTCTCGTTTTATTTTAACTTGTTGCGATATCCGTTATTAGTGCGATCGCATCATTCTGTTCTAGTATCTGCCTTATTCGTTCTCTCTCAAATAGCAAATATTGCTGGATTTTTTTGGGAACGGTTTAATCAAAAATCCAAGTCTTTTATTGCCTCACAAACTGTAGTCTAA
- a CDS encoding ATP-binding cassette domain-containing protein: MAPAVFIENLKKRYGSTEAVKEISFQVEPGEIFGILGPNGAGKTTTLRVLCTLARPDAGQVAVSGISVVDSPREARKKLGYVAQEVALDKILTGRELLQLQAALYHLPKAVAKERIETVISLLDLEEWADKRTGTYSGGIRKRLDLAAGLLHAPDVLVLDEPTAGLDIESRFVVWNFLRRIREAGTTVLITSHYLEEIDALADRVAIIDRGKVIAVGTPSELKDRVGGDRITLRIREFSPEEEASKAKNLLENLPFVQEVIINSAQGNSLNLVVTPHNDALTAVQQSLNSAGLPIFGIAQSRPSLDDVYLAATGRTLMDAELAAAGSRDPKAERKQNMR, encoded by the coding sequence ATGGCTCCTGCGGTTTTCATTGAAAATTTAAAGAAACGCTACGGCTCAACGGAAGCTGTCAAAGAGATCTCCTTTCAGGTCGAACCAGGAGAAATCTTTGGGATCTTAGGTCCTAATGGCGCAGGAAAAACAACAACACTACGAGTGTTATGTACGCTTGCTAGACCTGATGCAGGGCAGGTTGCTGTATCAGGAATCTCAGTTGTAGATTCTCCTAGAGAAGCTAGAAAAAAATTGGGTTACGTTGCTCAGGAAGTCGCATTAGATAAAATACTTACCGGACGCGAATTATTGCAACTGCAAGCAGCGCTGTATCATTTACCCAAGGCTGTCGCAAAAGAAAGAATCGAGACTGTCATTAGTTTATTAGACTTGGAAGAATGGGCAGACAAGCGTACAGGAACCTATTCAGGAGGTATCCGCAAACGTTTAGACCTCGCGGCAGGTTTACTTCATGCCCCAGATGTCCTAGTTTTAGATGAACCTACAGCAGGGCTTGACATTGAAAGTCGGTTTGTCGTTTGGAATTTCTTACGCCGCATTCGGGAAGCAGGGACAACAGTATTAATTACAAGTCATTATTTGGAAGAAATTGACGCTTTAGCAGATCGCGTCGCGATTATCGATCGCGGCAAGGTAATCGCAGTAGGAACTCCTTCAGAATTAAAAGATCGCGTCGGCGGCGATCGCATTACGCTCCGCATTCGCGAGTTTTCTCCAGAAGAAGAAGCGAGTAAAGCAAAGAACTTGCTCGAAAATTTGCCTTTTGTACAAGAAGTGATTATCAATAGCGCCCAAGGCAATTCGCTCAATTTAGTTGTCACGCCCCACAACGATGCCTTAACCGCTGTTCAGCAATCGCTCAACTCCGCAGGTTTACCCATTTTTGGTATTGCCCAGTCGCGCCCTAGCTTAGATGACGTATATCTAGCTGCGACGGGAAGAACATTAATGGATGCTGAACTTGCCGCAGCAGGAAGCCGCGATCCCAAGGCAGAACGCAAGCAGAATATGCGATGA
- a CDS encoding glycosyltransferase family 2 protein, whose amino-acid sequence MSYESKLFVSVIVPVFNDAKRLKLCLSALEKQTYPQTLYEVIVVDNASDPEQNIASVVAQFKQTKTVYERSPGSYAARNKGISHAQGEVIAFTDADCIPAPNWIENGVRNLVGTPNCGLVAGKIEIFFKNPQRLTAVELYESIMALPQREFLEKHHYGATANVFTWKSVIEQVGVFDASLKSSGDVEWGQRVAKYGYKQVYAEDTCVAHPARSSWRELYKRSIRHAGGFYDLQVKTSKTFWERNHKFFVSLFQDLTPPLNFTLNVFLDSRLENFTQKAKVSSVMFFIRYVSAWEKMRLKFGGDSARE is encoded by the coding sequence ATGTCCTACGAATCAAAATTATTTGTTTCTGTCATTGTTCCAGTATTTAATGATGCTAAGCGCTTAAAGCTTTGTCTAAGCGCGTTGGAAAAACAAACTTATCCGCAAACACTCTATGAGGTTATTGTAGTTGACAATGCTTCTGACCCAGAACAAAATATTGCTAGTGTAGTTGCTCAGTTTAAACAGACAAAGACTGTTTACGAACGTTCTCCAGGTTCTTATGCGGCGCGTAATAAAGGCATATCGCACGCGCAAGGTGAAGTTATTGCCTTTACAGATGCTGATTGTATTCCTGCACCAAATTGGATTGAAAATGGCGTCAGAAATCTTGTAGGAACGCCAAACTGTGGCTTAGTCGCAGGTAAGATAGAAATCTTTTTCAAAAATCCACAACGCTTAACAGCAGTAGAACTCTATGAAAGTATTATGGCTCTACCGCAGCGAGAATTTCTTGAAAAACATCACTACGGTGCAACAGCAAATGTTTTTACTTGGAAAAGTGTGATTGAGCAAGTAGGAGTTTTTGACGCTAGCTTAAAATCGAGTGGTGATGTTGAATGGGGACAGCGTGTAGCTAAATATGGTTATAAACAAGTTTATGCAGAAGATACCTGTGTAGCTCATCCGGCTAGATCTTCTTGGCGTGAACTGTATAAAAGAAGCATTCGACACGCTGGTGGTTTTTATGATTTACAAGTGAAAACTTCTAAGACATTTTGGGAAAGAAATCATAAGTTTTTTGTTAGCTTATTTCAAGATCTCACACCGCCTTTAAATTTTACATTAAATGTATTTTTGGATTCCAGATTAGAAAATTTCACACAAAAAGCAAAAGTTTCTTCTGTCATGTTTTTTATTCGATACGTGAGTGCTTGGGAGAAAATGCGATTGAAATTTGGTGGAGATTCAGCAAGAGAGTAG
- a CDS encoding heme o synthase: MIETSVSRHHQNLFQVIQSYYQLTKPRIIPLLLITTAASMWIASQGKVDPVLLVATLSGGTFAAGAAQTINCIYDRDIDYDMERTRHRPLPSGRVQPRDALVFAIALAVISFTLLAVFANLLSALLAMSGIVFYVGIYTHLLKRHTTQNIVIGGAAGAIPALVGWAAATGSLSLPAWVIFAIVFLWTPPHFWALALMIRDDYAKVGVPMLPVIAGDTATTWQIWLYTLILIPTTLLLVYPLHVSGIVYAGIALVLGSVFIKKAWGLLHNPSDQQQARSLFLYSILYMMLLCAGMVIDSLPITHQVTTAVMAFSGQ; this comes from the coding sequence ATGATTGAGACGAGTGTCTCGCGCCATCATCAAAATCTTTTTCAAGTGATTCAAAGCTACTACCAACTAACGAAGCCAAGAATAATTCCACTTCTACTCATTACAACTGCTGCGAGTATGTGGATTGCATCGCAGGGAAAAGTAGACCCTGTGTTACTCGTGGCAACGTTAAGCGGTGGAACTTTCGCAGCTGGCGCAGCACAAACAATTAACTGCATCTACGATCGCGACATCGATTATGACATGGAGCGTACTCGCCACCGACCTCTTCCCTCCGGACGAGTCCAACCGCGCGATGCCTTAGTTTTTGCGATCGCACTAGCAGTGATTTCTTTTACCTTACTAGCAGTATTTGCTAACTTGCTTAGTGCGTTGTTAGCGATGTCAGGCATTGTCTTCTATGTCGGTATTTATACTCACTTGCTCAAACGCCATACCACACAAAATATTGTGATTGGTGGTGCAGCAGGAGCCATTCCCGCGCTCGTTGGTTGGGCAGCAGCTACCGGTTCATTAAGTTTACCTGCTTGGGTAATTTTTGCGATTGTGTTTCTGTGGACTCCACCACACTTCTGGGCGCTAGCACTCATGATCCGCGATGACTATGCCAAAGTTGGAGTGCCTATGTTACCTGTTATTGCGGGTGATACAGCAACGACTTGGCAAATTTGGCTATATACGCTGATATTGATTCCTACTACGTTACTACTTGTTTATCCGTTGCACGTCTCAGGGATTGTCTATGCGGGTATTGCGTTAGTATTGGGAAGCGTCTTTATTAAAAAAGCTTGGGGATTACTCCACAATCCGAGCGACCAACAACAAGCGCGATCGCTGTTTCTCTACTCAATTCTTTATATGATGTTGCTGTGTGCGGGCATGGTGATTGATAGCTTGCCAATTACGCATCAAGTCACTACTGCTGTGATGGCTTTTAGCGGACAATAA
- a CDS encoding NAD(P)/FAD-dependent oxidoreductase gives MHHPVVIIGAGPAGLTAAYELVKNGIKPIVFEKGDKVGGISRTETYKGYHFDIGGHRFFTKVEEVQQLWLEVLGDEFIKVPRLSRIYYKGKYYNYPLSLFNTLSNLGIFESFLILLSYLQAKWQPNPVEENLEQWVINRFGKRLYKTFFKTYTEKVWGIPCNEIQAEWAAQRIKGLSLKKAITNALFGTNNTKTLIKEFDYPVLGPGMMWQKFQAAVEAQGGQVDLNSSVVRLEHDGKRIERVIVQQDGKLVSVAGDHFISSMPIATLIHRLDPLPPDAVLQAARNLNYRDFLIVALIVNREHLFPDNWIYIHSPEVKVGRIQNFKNWSAAMVPDPTKTCLGMEYFCTKGDGIWTMSDTELLDLATSELAKLGLANAADVEDGVVIRQPKAYPVYDHEYRRHLKVIQDYLATFENLQTTGRNGMHRYNNQDHSMLTGWLAAKNILGENHDLWEVNTERSYYEEFTIKPAQQEKVLAKV, from the coding sequence ATGCATCATCCTGTAGTCATTATCGGTGCAGGACCAGCTGGTCTTACGGCTGCCTACGAACTTGTTAAGAATGGTATCAAACCGATTGTTTTTGAAAAAGGCGACAAAGTTGGTGGAATTTCACGTACAGAAACTTATAAAGGCTACCACTTTGATATTGGCGGACACCGCTTTTTTACCAAAGTAGAAGAAGTACAACAATTATGGCTGGAAGTTCTTGGCGATGAGTTTATCAAAGTTCCGCGACTATCGCGAATTTACTATAAAGGTAAGTACTACAACTATCCGTTAAGCCTATTCAACACGTTATCTAACTTGGGTATTTTTGAAAGCTTTCTCATTCTACTAAGCTATCTTCAGGCAAAGTGGCAACCTAATCCGGTTGAGGAAAACTTAGAACAGTGGGTAATTAACCGCTTTGGCAAGCGACTTTATAAAACATTTTTCAAAACTTATACAGAAAAAGTTTGGGGAATTCCCTGTAACGAAATTCAAGCTGAGTGGGCAGCACAAAGAATTAAAGGTTTATCACTCAAAAAAGCTATTACAAACGCTTTATTTGGAACAAATAATACCAAAACTTTAATTAAAGAATTCGACTATCCTGTTCTTGGTCCTGGAATGATGTGGCAAAAATTCCAAGCCGCAGTCGAGGCTCAAGGTGGTCAAGTCGATCTTAACAGTAGTGTTGTCCGTTTAGAGCATGACGGTAAACGTATTGAACGCGTTATTGTGCAACAAGATGGCAAACTCGTGAGTGTTGCTGGAGATCATTTTATTTCCAGCATGCCGATCGCAACTTTGATTCATCGCCTAGATCCGTTACCTCCTGATGCCGTATTGCAAGCTGCACGAAACTTAAATTATCGAGATTTCTTAATTGTCGCACTTATTGTTAACCGCGAACATTTATTCCCAGATAACTGGATTTATATTCACAGCCCCGAAGTTAAAGTAGGACGCATTCAAAACTTCAAAAACTGGAGCGCAGCAATGGTTCCCGATCCTACAAAGACATGTTTGGGAATGGAATATTTCTGCACAAAAGGTGATGGAATTTGGACAATGTCTGACACAGAGTTGCTTGATTTAGCAACAAGTGAATTGGCTAAATTAGGTTTAGCAAATGCTGCTGATGTAGAAGATGGTGTTGTTATTCGTCAACCTAAAGCTTATCCTGTTTATGACCATGAATATCGCCGTCATCTCAAGGTGATTCAAGACTATTTAGCAACATTTGAAAATCTGCAAACAACAGGTCGTAACGGAATGCATCGCTATAACAATCAAGATCATTCGATGCTTACAGGATGGTTAGCTGCTAAAAATATTTTGGGTGAAAATCACGATTTGTGGGAAGTTAACACCGAACGTTCGTATTACGAAGAATTTACGATAAAGCCAGCGCAGCAAGAGAAAGTATTGGCGAAGGTGTAA
- a CDS encoding ABC transporter permease: MSRTVTPPKSEINWQQVASPQITTGANSSILNELVQETLALTRRLFIQLQRRPSTLVAGIIQPVMWLILFGALFQNAPQGLFGNSQSYAQFLGAGVIVFTAFAGALNAGLPVMFDREFGFLNRLLVAPLASRFSIVLASAIFIITQSLLQAAVIVAAAAFLGAGLPDVTGLGVITLVVFLLALGVTALSLGLAFALPGHIELIAVIFVTNLPLLFASTALAPLSFMPKWLQVVATLNPLSYAIEPIRYLYTHSDWNLSSVVMQAPWGTITFGGALLVLLGFSLVALLSIQPLLRKSLA, translated from the coding sequence ATGAGTCGTACTGTTACACCTCCTAAATCTGAAATAAACTGGCAGCAAGTAGCATCACCGCAAATTACTACTGGTGCTAATAGCTCGATCTTGAATGAATTAGTTCAGGAAACATTAGCGCTAACACGTCGACTATTTATTCAATTACAGCGACGTCCCTCAACACTAGTTGCTGGTATTATTCAGCCTGTTATGTGGCTTATTTTATTTGGCGCACTGTTTCAAAACGCACCGCAAGGATTGTTTGGCAATAGTCAAAGTTACGCGCAGTTTCTCGGCGCTGGTGTGATTGTCTTCACTGCTTTTGCGGGTGCGCTTAATGCCGGATTACCAGTGATGTTTGACCGCGAGTTTGGCTTTTTGAATCGCCTACTCGTCGCACCGCTTGCATCTCGGTTCTCGATTGTTTTAGCTTCAGCAATCTTTATTATTACTCAAAGTTTACTGCAAGCTGCTGTTATTGTTGCCGCAGCAGCGTTTCTAGGGGCTGGGCTACCCGATGTTACAGGATTAGGCGTGATTACCTTAGTTGTCTTTTTACTGGCTTTAGGCGTAACTGCATTGAGCTTAGGCTTAGCGTTTGCTTTACCTGGTCATATTGAATTAATCGCTGTTATTTTCGTAACAAACTTACCTTTACTTTTTGCGAGTACAGCGTTAGCACCGCTATCTTTTATGCCTAAGTGGTTGCAAGTTGTGGCAACGCTGAATCCTCTAAGTTATGCGATCGAACCAATTCGCTATCTTTATACTCACAGCGATTGGAACTTGAGCAGTGTAGTGATGCAAGCACCTTGGGGAACAATTACATTTGGTGGAGCGTTGCTAGTATTACTTGGCTTTAGCCTTGTTGCCTTACTTAGTATTCAACCACTGTTACGTAAGTCACTTGCGTAA
- a CDS encoding peroxiredoxin, with translation MTLAVGTDAPNFTAKDTNGNTVSLSDFAGKTVVLYFYPKDDTPGCTKQACSFRDARSEYESKNIVVLGVSKDDEASHQQFTQKYNLNFPLLADTDGSIIKAYDVDGGGYAKRVTYVIDPNGKIVHIDSAVNTTTHASDVLAALGL, from the coding sequence ATGACTCTAGCCGTCGGTACTGATGCGCCTAACTTTACAGCCAAAGATACAAATGGTAATACTGTTTCACTATCTGACTTTGCTGGTAAAACAGTAGTTTTGTACTTCTATCCTAAAGACGACACTCCAGGTTGTACTAAGCAAGCTTGTAGCTTTCGCGATGCTCGAAGTGAATATGAAAGCAAAAATATTGTCGTTTTGGGTGTCAGTAAAGATGACGAAGCTTCGCATCAACAGTTTACACAGAAGTACAACTTGAATTTTCCGCTACTGGCGGATACAGATGGCTCAATTATCAAAGCTTACGATGTTGATGGCGGTGGTTATGCTAAACGCGTCACTTACGTGATCGATCCTAATGGTAAAATTGTCCATATAGATAGTGCAGTCAATACAACAACTCATGCTAGCGACGTTCTAGCAGCACTAGGACTTTAA
- a CDS encoding glycosyltransferase family 2 protein, translated as MPSSNQQLSVSVIIPVHNGGEIFRRCLSSIVAAVPPPHEVIVVADGDTDGSWSVAQEYYVKVLRIPVCSGPAKARNVGAQAATGDILFFVDADVTIYPDTIRQVAIAFQCEPELAALIGSYDDAPGAQNFLSQYKNLLHHYVHQTAREDASTFWGACGAIRREVFFAVGGFDNSYRRPTIEDIELGYRLKQAGYKIRLCKSLQVKHLKRWGVISLLRADFFYRALPWTELILRDRQPLNDLNLQLSSRLSVVLIFAMLGVAIGSVWWTKLLGVVVLLGGLLLILNAPVYQFFVRQRGWWFALRVIPWHWLYYFYCGLAYAIGTGRHYWRQNKRFAVSQTS; from the coding sequence ATGCCTTCCTCTAATCAACAACTATCAGTCTCTGTAATTATTCCAGTCCACAATGGGGGTGAGATTTTCCGTCGTTGCTTGTCTAGCATTGTGGCTGCTGTACCTCCTCCGCATGAAGTTATTGTTGTCGCAGATGGAGATACCGATGGTTCTTGGTCTGTAGCACAAGAATATTACGTAAAAGTACTGAGAATTCCTGTATGTAGTGGACCTGCAAAAGCACGTAATGTAGGAGCGCAGGCTGCTACGGGTGACATCCTTTTTTTTGTGGATGCCGATGTCACAATTTATCCTGATACAATTCGCCAAGTTGCAATCGCATTTCAGTGCGAACCAGAATTAGCAGCCTTGATTGGTTCTTACGATGATGCACCAGGAGCCCAAAATTTTTTATCGCAGTATAAAAATCTCTTGCATCACTACGTTCATCAAACGGCGCGTGAGGATGCGTCTACTTTTTGGGGGGCTTGTGGTGCGATTCGCCGTGAAGTTTTTTTTGCTGTAGGTGGTTTTGATAATAGTTATCGGCGTCCTACTATCGAAGACATCGAATTGGGCTATCGATTAAAGCAAGCAGGCTACAAAATTAGACTTTGCAAATCGCTGCAAGTGAAACATTTAAAGCGCTGGGGAGTCATTTCCTTGCTGCGTGCGGACTTTTTCTATCGCGCTTTACCTTGGACAGAGTTAATTTTACGCGATCGCCAACCACTGAACGATCTGAACTTACAGCTTTCTAGCCGTCTCAGCGTTGTTTTGATCTTTGCAATGTTGGGTGTAGCAATTGGTAGTGTGTGGTGGACAAAGTTGCTGGGCGTTGTTGTGTTGTTAGGCGGATTGCTACTTATTCTTAACGCTCCAGTTTACCAATTTTTTGTGCGTCAGCGCGGTTGGTGGTTCGCGCTACGAGTCATTCCTTGGCATTGGCTTTACTACTTCTACTGCGGTTTAGCATACGCGATTGGGACAGGTCGTCATTATTGGCGGCAAAACAAGCGATTTGCTGTTAGCCAAACTTCGTGA
- a CDS encoding lipopolysaccharide biosynthesis protein has translation MNYSAAKSQHILGGTIRIFLAEALLLPTGIVTAGFLTRQFGPEGYGLFTLAATLIAWVEWSVTSVFTRTTIKFVGEADDWHPVATTVLRLHLAVGCAAMLLVWLCAYPIANLLDERAIAMYLILFAIDIPLFCLAYAHRSILVGVGGFNQRANATAGRWIARLLLILLLVELGLSIPGAILSTIGASIVELAISRCYIRPSLLTRSSFPARQLANYAVPLFMFALSMRLYDKLDLFALKVLGGTAAEAGFYGAAQNLSLIPGIFSLSFSPLLLSSLSRTLHNGDIASAKKMSQNALRAIAAMLTVAGIIAGAAPEIVQLIFGNAFLPTAPLLAILIFGAIALAMISTTTAILTAASKPNWTFVLTAPLVPLAVVGYTLVIPRWGAIGAAWVFTLCATFGAAVTVGAVYHLLRVLPPASTVARSCLICASVYTIAAIVPTQGLLLLLKLFGITLLIPLFFWLLGEFSQAEIYQIILLIKSKLKHQKSH, from the coding sequence ATGAATTACTCTGCTGCAAAAAGTCAACATATTCTAGGTGGAACAATCCGCATTTTTTTAGCAGAAGCGTTGTTGTTACCAACAGGGATTGTAACTGCGGGCTTTCTGACGCGGCAATTTGGTCCTGAAGGATATGGTTTATTTACACTGGCTGCAACGCTGATTGCTTGGGTGGAGTGGAGTGTAACGTCGGTTTTTACTCGCACGACGATTAAGTTTGTGGGCGAAGCTGATGATTGGCATCCTGTCGCAACGACAGTACTGCGGTTACATCTGGCTGTGGGTTGCGCGGCGATGTTACTCGTTTGGTTGTGTGCTTATCCAATTGCTAATTTACTCGACGAGCGGGCGATCGCGATGTATTTAATTTTGTTTGCGATCGATATACCGTTATTTTGCTTGGCGTATGCACACCGCAGTATCCTGGTTGGTGTTGGTGGTTTTAATCAACGCGCGAACGCTACTGCTGGGCGCTGGATTGCACGATTGCTGCTTATTTTACTCTTAGTTGAGCTAGGGCTTTCGATTCCTGGAGCAATTCTGAGTACAATCGGAGCCTCAATTGTCGAACTCGCAATTAGTCGTTGCTACATTCGCCCTTCGCTATTGACTCGCTCGAGTTTTCCCGCACGGCAATTAGCTAACTATGCTGTACCACTGTTTATGTTTGCGCTGTCAATGCGTCTTTATGACAAACTTGATTTGTTTGCGCTGAAAGTTCTCGGCGGTACCGCAGCCGAAGCAGGGTTTTATGGTGCTGCCCAAAACTTATCATTAATTCCAGGGATTTTTTCTCTCTCGTTTTCACCACTTTTGCTTTCTAGTCTTAGTCGTACTCTGCACAACGGTGACATAGCATCGGCAAAAAAGATGAGTCAAAATGCGTTGCGCGCGATCGCTGCGATGTTAACCGTCGCTGGAATTATTGCTGGTGCTGCGCCAGAAATCGTGCAATTAATTTTTGGCAATGCATTCTTACCAACTGCACCATTATTAGCCATTTTAATTTTTGGCGCGATCGCGTTAGCAATGATTTCAACAACGACAGCCATTCTAACTGCTGCAAGTAAACCTAATTGGACTTTTGTGCTAACTGCACCATTAGTTCCTTTAGCCGTTGTGGGATATACATTAGTTATTCCTCGTTGGGGTGCAATTGGCGCAGCTTGGGTATTTACATTATGCGCCACATTCGGCGCAGCCGTGACAGTTGGGGCAGTTTACCATCTTTTACGCGTACTTCCTCCTGCAAGCACGGTAGCAAGAAGTTGCTTAATTTGTGCAAGTGTCTATACTATCGCAGCAATTGTACCGACGCAGGGTTTACTACTATTACTGAAGCTATTCGGCATTACACTCTTAATTCCTTTATTTTTCTGGTTACTCGGTGAATTTAGCCAAGCTGAAATTTATCAAATTATTTTGCTGATTAAGTCCAAATTAAAGCATCAAAAATCGCACTAA